A part of Sander vitreus isolate 19-12246 chromosome 8, sanVit1, whole genome shotgun sequence genomic DNA contains:
- the LOC144522589 gene encoding uncharacterized protein LOC144522589: MGCTAKLSARLFYGERDTVVVPVNPAISDDDSSEEEDNDVADPDFLPPTHNLDIDGPSAKRKCVQPAVEVLVDEDLDENDDNQEAAPTAKRPTNKRKPEPREPSGRGRHTPA, encoded by the coding sequence CTGTCTGCTCGGCTCTTTTATGGGGAGAGGGATACCGTTGTTGTTCCCGTAAACCCTGCCATCAGCGATGATGATAGCTCAGAGGAAGAAGACAACGATGTGGCAGATCCCGACTTCCTTCCACCCACCCACAACCTGGACATTGATGGCCCTTCTGCCAAAAGAAAGTGCGTGCAGCCTGCAGTGGAGGTGCTTGTAGATGAGGACCTGGACGAAAATGATGACAATCAAGAGGCGGCACCAACGGCAAAGAGGCCCACCAACAAAAGGAAGCCAGAACCCCGGGAACCCTCTGGCAGAGGGCGACACACCCCTGCCTGA